The following DNA comes from Fundidesulfovibrio putealis DSM 16056.
GGCTCGAATACATGCACCTGGGCGAGGAGTACGGCTACCCCACTGCCGACTGGTTCCTGATCCCCTCGGAGCTTGAGCGCCCGCTCTGGAGCGAACCCTACTTCGACGAAGGCGGCGGCGGAGCCGTCATGTGCACCTACAGCGTCCCGTTCCATCGCGACGAGGACGGACGCAGGCGCATGCTGGGCGTGGTCACGGCGGACATATCGCTGGAATGGCTGCGGGAGCTGGTGGGGCGCATCTCCATCTTCAAGTCCGGGTACGCCTTCCTGCTGAGCCGAAACGGCGTGTTCGTGTCCCACCCCCAGGACGCCTACATCATGCGCGAGAGCGTGTTCAGCCTGGCGGAGAAGGCCGCCAGCCCGGAGCTTCGGCGCATCGGGCAGGACATGATCAGGGGCGGCTCCGGCTTCGTGCGGCTGCCGGAGTTCGTGCTGGGAAAACCCGCCTGGCTCTCCTACGCCCAGGTGCGAAACGCCGGCTGGTCCATGGGGGTGGTGATCCCCGAGGATGAGCTCTTCGAGGACCTGGACCGCCTCAAGCGCCAGGTGGTGGGCATCGGCCTGGGCGGCTTCGTGCTGCTTTTGCTGGTGATCATCCTGGTGTCCACCTCCATAACCCGGCCGCTCAAGAATCTGGCCGGGCGCACGGCGGAGATCGCCAAGGGCAACCTGGACATCCCCCTGCCCGAGTCCAGATCCGGCGACGAGGTGGGCCAGCTGAGCCGCTCCTTCGAGGAGATGCGCCTGGCGCTTCGCGAGTACATCGCCAACCTCACCGAGACCACCAAGGCCAAGGAGCGCATGGAGTCCGAGCTGAAGATCGCCCGGACCATCCAGATGAGCTTTTTGCCCAAGCGCTTCCCGCCCTTCCCGGACATCCGCCAGTTCGAGCTGCACGCGGCCCTGGACCCGGCCCTGGAGGTCGGCGGCGACCTGTTCGACTTCTTCCTGCTGGAGGACGGGCGGCTCCTGTTCCTGGTGGGCGACGTGTCCGGCAAGGGCGTCCCGGCGGCGCTGTTCATGGCCGTGACCAAGACCCTGGTCAAGGGAATCGCCGAGCTTGAGGACACGCCCGCAGCCATCCTGGACCGGGTGAGCCGGGAACTGCTGGTGGACAACGAGGCCATGCTCTTCGTGACCATGTTCCTGGGCATCATGGACTACAACACGGGCCAGCTGACCTACTCCAACGCCGGCCACAACCCGCCGGTGCTGCTGCGCGGCGGGCGCGCGGACTGGCTGCCCCTGCCCAGGGGGCTGTTCCTCGGGGTCATGGAGGACGCGGTCTACCGGAACATGACGATCACTCTGGAGAAGGACGACCGGCTGGTGGTCTACACCGACGGCGTCACCGAGGCGGTGGACGAATCCGGCGAACTCTACTCCAACCAGCGGCTCCTGGACGTGGTGTCCGGACTTTCGGCCCAGGGCGCGAAGCAGATGAGCGAGGCCCTGGTCGACTCAGTGTGCCGCTTTGCAGGAAACGCCCCCCAGGCGGACGACATCACGGTGCTGACGATCCACTACCTGGGCGGCGGCCCGGCTTCCACGTCTGCGAAGCCGAAAGGCGAGGACGCATAATGGACGCCATACGCTCGTGCCCGACGACGCCCGGCAAGGCTCTGGCGCATACGCTCCATCTCCCGGACTCCGTTCGCATCTTTCTCGTCTCAAGAACGCCAACGCCTGCCGGGAGGTCCTGTTGAGACGCATCGCTCTTCTTGCGGCCCTCTTCTGCGCCGTATGCGCCGTCGAACTGGCTTGCCCCCTCGCCCGCCCGCTTGCCCAGGAACAGGCTGCCCCTGCCAACGGGCAGCCGCTGCGCTATCAGGTCTCCTTCTCCGGCCTGAACGACAAACCCCTCATGGACCTTTTGCGTTCCGTATCCGACACGGCAACCATGGCGAACAAGCCGCCCGCCAACATGTTCCTGCTGCGCGGGCGCGCCCGCGGCGACCTGAAGAAGCTGAAGGACGCCATGGCCTCGCGGGGCTACTTCGCGGCCCGTGTGAGCTTCGCCATCGATGAAAAGGCGACGCCCATCCAGGTCCGCTTCACGCTGGAGCCGGGCGGCGCGTTCCTCCTGAAATGGGTGGACGTGGAACTGGCCGAGGGCAGCGACCCCGTCCGGTTCGCCATCCCGGAGGCCTCCGTACTGGGCCTCACCCTGGACGCCCCGGCGGTCTCCAAGGAGATCGTGAACGCCGAGGACAAGCTCGTCTCCTATTTCAAGAACCGGGGGTATCCGTTTGCCGCCCTGGAACGCCGCAAGGCCGTGGCCGACCCCCAGGCCCACACCCTGCACGTCACCTATATTATCGCCCCAGGCCCGTACTCCGTGTTCGGCCCCACCAGGGTCACAGGGCTCAAAGACGTCAACGAAAGCCTGCTCACCCCGCTGGCCCCCTGGAAGGAGGGCGACGAGTACTCCCAGGAGAAGGTCGAGCTGTATCAGAGGCGGCTGGCCGACCTGGGGCTCTTCGCCAAGGCTTCCGCCGCCCCCAAAAAGCTCGCGGGGGAGCCGGGCCGCGTCGAGGTGGACGCCCAGGTCACCGAGCGCAAGCCGCGCACCTTCAAGGGAGGCGTCACCTACAACACGGACGACGGCCCCGGAGCGCAGATAAACTGGGAGCACCGCAATTTGTTTGGCAACGGGGAGCGCCTGAAGCTCCATGCGGCGGTTTCGCAGGTCAGTTCGGTGCTCGAGGCCAACTTCGAGAACCCGTTCTTCCTGGACCAGAAGCAACGCCTGCTGGCCGGTTTCAGGGCTGCCGACGAAAACACCGACGCCTATCACGGCCAGAACGTCACCGGAGAGATCAAGATTTCGCGCAAGCTGGGCGAACACGTCTCGGCCCAGGCAGGCGTGGGCTACAGGGCCAGCCTGGTCTTCGACGACGCCGCCAACCCCAATACGAGCAACACCCGCTACAACCTGGCCTCTATCCCGCTTGGCCTCTCGGCCGACACGCGAGACGACCCGCTGAACCCCTCCAAGGGCTGGATGTTCGCCCTGAGCGCCACTCCCTGGCTGGACACGCAGGGAACCGACCTCAACTTCCTGAAGGCGGTGGTTTCCGGGTCCCACTACCTGCAGGTGCTGGAAAAACCGTCGCTCATCCTGGCCACGCGGGCCTCGCTGGGGTCCATCTCCGGCGTCTCGGCCTCGCGCCTGGTGCCGCCGGACGTGCGCTTCTACGCAGGCGGCAGCGGGTCCATCCGGGGCTACGCCTACCAGAGCGCCGGGCCGCTTCGCGGCGACAAACCGCTGGGCGGGCGCTCCCTGTTCGATTTCAGCACGGAGCTGCGCATCAGGCTCACGGAGATGTTCGGGCTGGTGTTCTTCCTGGACGGCGGCAACGCCTTCGAAGCCGAGTATCCCGTGCCGGGAGACGGGCTGTTGCTGGGGGCCGGGACCGGGCTCCGGGTGTACACGCCCATCGGGCCGTTCCGGGTGGACGTGGCCACGCCGCTTAACCGCCGCAAGACCGTGGACGACGTGTTTCAGCTCTATATCAGCCTGGGCCAGGCTTTCTAGGATGGCGTTCTCAGAATACGTTCATACAGAGTATGAACCTGAACCAAGAGAACCATTTAATTTGTTGTTGAAAAACATGTACATGTTTTTCAACAACACCACGCTAGCATAGCGGGGAACCATGGGAATCAAGCTCTCACGCACGGCGCTCCTACGGGCGGGCAAGTGGGCGGCCTGGCTGTCAGCCGTTTGTCTGGTCATCGTTCTGGCGGCGTACCTGGTCGTGCAGACCCCGTGGACCAAGGGCCTGCTGGTCGACGCCATCGTGGACTCCTTTGCGCGCGAACTGGGCTGGAAGGTCGAGCTGTCCACTCCCGAGGGGATGCTGCCCTTCACCGTGCGTATCGCCTCGCTGCGCATCTCGGACAAGGACGGCGAGTGGCTGGCCGCAACGAACACCTCCCTGTCGATTTCCCCCTGGCCGTTTGGCCGGGGCCTCGCCTCCGTAAGGCTCGCCGTGGACGAGGCGGCCCTGCGCCGCGCCCCGCTGCTGCCGCCGGATCAAGGCCCGCCGCCGCCTGCCTCGCGTCCGCTGGCCTTCCTGGATTCGCTTGGGCCGATCCCGGTGGAAGCCGAAGTCCAGGCGGACATTGCCAGCCTGATCCTGGACGCCCCGGTGGCCGGACGCGCCATGGCTGGCCGGGCTTCCGTGCATGCGCTGGCCCTGGCCGGAGCCGTGGACGCCCGGATTTCCGTCACGGCGCATGAAGGCGCGAAGGCTCCTGACGCGGACGCCGCGCCCGTGCTGACGGACGTCTCGCTCGAAGCCCGCATCGACCCTGGTGCGCGCACCGCCCGGCTCAAGCTGGCCCTGACCGAAGGAGCTGGCGGCTTGGCCGCAGCCATGGCCGGACTGTCGCCGGACCTCCCCCTGTCGCTCACCCTGGACGGCGACGGCCCGCTGTCCGGCTGGCAGGCCAAATTCGCCATGGGCGCAGGCCAGGACGAGATGCTCTCAGGCACGCTCACCGCAGAACTTGGCCGCACCTCGGCCAATGACGCCAAGGTCGGCCTGTCCTTGAGCGTCAATCCGTTCTTCCTGCCTGTCTCGCCCCAATTGCGCGACGCGCTCGGCTCGCGGGTGGAGCTTGCCTTCGCGGGCCTTATGACCAGCGCCGGGCTGCCGGAGCCGCAGTGGCGGGTCCTGGCGCAGGACTTGTCCGTGTCCACCAAGGCATTCAAGGCATTGGTGCGCGGCGACAGCGGCCCCATGGGGCTCGCCCCGCGCCTGACCTTCGAACTGAGCGTGGCCGACCCCGGCTCACTCGGCGTGAAGACCGGGCCGCTGGCCGTGCACGGCGGCCTGGACGCGGACATCGACCCCGCCGGGCCGCTGACCGCCGCCCTCAGGCTCTCCTCGCCTGATCTGGCTTCCGCCCTGTCGCCGCTTGGCGTGGAACTCGGCGGCAAGGCGGACATCGCCGCGAAGCTCACAGGTGATGTCCGCGCGCAGGATTTCAGCGTGACCCTGGACGCGGGGCTTACGGAGCTCGCTTCCGGCGCCAGCGCCACGGGAGACCTCGGACCCAAGCTCGCCACGGCCCTGGGGCGCGAGGTGAGCCTGCGCCTGGACGCCAGCCTCTCGGGCGGAAAGCTCGCCACGCTCAAGGGGCTTCGCCTCACGTCGAAAGC
Coding sequences within:
- a CDS encoding autotransporter assembly complex protein TamA: MRRIALLAALFCAVCAVELACPLARPLAQEQAAPANGQPLRYQVSFSGLNDKPLMDLLRSVSDTATMANKPPANMFLLRGRARGDLKKLKDAMASRGYFAARVSFAIDEKATPIQVRFTLEPGGAFLLKWVDVELAEGSDPVRFAIPEASVLGLTLDAPAVSKEIVNAEDKLVSYFKNRGYPFAALERRKAVADPQAHTLHVTYIIAPGPYSVFGPTRVTGLKDVNESLLTPLAPWKEGDEYSQEKVELYQRRLADLGLFAKASAAPKKLAGEPGRVEVDAQVTERKPRTFKGGVTYNTDDGPGAQINWEHRNLFGNGERLKLHAAVSQVSSVLEANFENPFFLDQKQRLLAGFRAADENTDAYHGQNVTGEIKISRKLGEHVSAQAGVGYRASLVFDDAANPNTSNTRYNLASIPLGLSADTRDDPLNPSKGWMFALSATPWLDTQGTDLNFLKAVVSGSHYLQVLEKPSLILATRASLGSISGVSASRLVPPDVRFYAGGSGSIRGYAYQSAGPLRGDKPLGGRSLFDFSTELRIRLTEMFGLVFFLDGGNAFEAEYPVPGDGLLLGAGTGLRVYTPIGPFRVDVATPLNRRKTVDDVFQLYISLGQAF
- a CDS encoding SpoIIE family protein phosphatase, whose translation is MSRPDSQFQGRGLGFKLSLLILTCTAAIFLAAFVYSHYSSKQTLMKEASADAANLTLASIRKIETTLASVEEVPGFLAFTYGKGTPTPLAIKQDLTGFVLFNRAVFGACVAYAPYAYYAGTRLFAPYAYKSEGRLEYMHLGEEYGYPTADWFLIPSELERPLWSEPYFDEGGGGAVMCTYSVPFHRDEDGRRRMLGVVTADISLEWLRELVGRISIFKSGYAFLLSRNGVFVSHPQDAYIMRESVFSLAEKAASPELRRIGQDMIRGGSGFVRLPEFVLGKPAWLSYAQVRNAGWSMGVVIPEDELFEDLDRLKRQVVGIGLGGFVLLLLVIILVSTSITRPLKNLAGRTAEIAKGNLDIPLPESRSGDEVGQLSRSFEEMRLALREYIANLTETTKAKERMESELKIARTIQMSFLPKRFPPFPDIRQFELHAALDPALEVGGDLFDFFLLEDGRLLFLVGDVSGKGVPAALFMAVTKTLVKGIAELEDTPAAILDRVSRELLVDNEAMLFVTMFLGIMDYNTGQLTYSNAGHNPPVLLRGGRADWLPLPRGLFLGVMEDAVYRNMTITLEKDDRLVVYTDGVTEAVDESGELYSNQRLLDVVSGLSAQGAKQMSEALVDSVCRFAGNAPQADDITVLTIHYLGGGPASTSAKPKGEDA